The sequence ttttttagatcaaaactgaaaaccaTCGATTGACTGTGGAAACCATCAAAGGAAAAACAGTGGATTTGTCTGTAGAGGAGCTCAAGAAGAAGTACAAGTCATATACAATTGGAAGTGTGATTCAATGTGCTGGAAATAGAAGAGCCGATATGAATCAGTATAAGAAAGTTCAAGGACTGATGTGGGAAGGAACTGCAATCAGTAATGCCGAATGGACTGGAGTTCGCTTGagagtaaatttgaattttaaaatatgagatattaattaataaaattcaagGATCTTCTCGCTGACGCAGGAATCGACGTTTTCGACGACAAGATCAAGCACGTCCACTTTGAAGGAGCAGATGTTGATCCGACTGGAACACCCTACGGAGCATCAATTCCCATTGAAAAGGCTCGTGGAGATGAAGTCATTGTCGCTTATCACATGAATGGAGTTGATATTCCGAGGGATCACGGAGCTCCTCTGCGGGTCATTGTGCCAGGTACAACGGTTTTAACatacttttatttaaaaaattttttctgataatcgTTAATAAAAGAAGTCATTCAGGTAATGTTGGTGCTCGACAAGTGAAATGgctcagaaaaattattgttagTGAGAAGGAAAGTGATAGTCATTGGCAGCAAAAAGATTATAGGTTAGTAATAAATCTCCAGAACCTACAAACCATCCAATTTCAGAGCATTCTCCCCAGCTGTCAACATTGGTGACGAGCTGAAGTGGAACACAGTTCCATCTATCCAAGAGTATCCTGTTCAATGTGCAATCTGTAGTCCGGCTCCAAATACCAAAGTTGATCGTGGTGACGAAACTGTGGACATCTCTGGATATGCGTGGAGCGGTGGTGGCCGTGGAATCATCCGAATCGAGGTTAGCGTCGATGGTGGCGAGACGTGGAACAGTGTCGAGATGGAGCAAGAAGAGAAGCAGGATCAGGAGCACATGTACGCATGGACATTGTTCAAGGCAGAAGTGAAAATTCCTCCGGGAGTCAAGGAGTTCAATATTATTGCGAAAGCAGTAGACAGAGCCTATAACACGCAACCAGAGACTGCCAGTGGTATTTGGAATGTTCGTGGTTTGATTCATAATGCCTGGCATAGAGTTCCCATTATTGTGAAggattaagatttttttttaaattccgttCAGATCTCGTAGTTTTCTTTTCCCCTAGATTTTTTCTTgcttcaattcaaaatttggccAGTTGAATCTTTAATTTGAACCAGTATTGTCTTGCCCCTACCCCCGTTTGATTTAATTGCAACAAGTTACGAAGTTTTTAGATCAACTGTGATAGtatgaataaatgttttatgacaaaatattttttaaaggtttaatTACGAATGATGTAGGAAAGGACAATGGCACGTTGAAAGTTACACAATACTATTACTCAAAATTAATCATGTCATTGATGGCTGGACACTGGAATCTATCCCTGGTTGTGATGAATGATCCGGAGACAAATGTTGGTCTTGCCATGTTTTCCCAGCTCTGGCGGGAATCTTTTGATTCAAATTCGAATGGCTCCCCGTTGGATTTCAAGCAGTTCATGTTCATGTTTCCAACATTCAACACATTGTAAAACTCCTCATCAACTCCATTTCCCCAGTCCTTGACGTTGCTGTACATATCCGAAATTTGCATTCTCTTTCCATCCATACCATGTCTGAAATATGATTGTAAAATTGGATGCATTTTGTTTCGATAATCTCACCGTTCTGAGAAGTAGGCTCTCAACGTACTATTagaaattgctgatttgcaaACTTCTACATCAGAAGCTGGGT comes from Caenorhabditis elegans chromosome X and encodes:
- the suox-1 gene encoding sulfite oxidase (Confirmed by transcript evidence); translation: MLGRGTSFNRFFRHRRQFNKLSGATSEHQRTNENHSYYKYAYIGGAATAGVLGFKHFVKTAKLDHAKDETMSEKKLENLQIYKQEEVKKHGKDADRIWVTYKDGVYDVTDFIAMHPGGDKILLAAGAAVDPFWALYSQHKTKEVLEILEGYRIGKLDVKDVPKPVADAFSNDPERHPALLVRNSKPFNAETPPSLLTDHFYTPNELFFVRNHLPVPDIKTENHRLTVETIKGKTVDLSVEELKKKYKSYTIGSVIQCAGNRRADMNQYKKVQGLMWEGTAISNAEWTGVRLRDLLADAGIDVFDDKIKHVHFEGADVDPTGTPYGASIPIEKARGDEVIVAYHMNGVDIPRDHGAPLRVIVPGNVGARQVKWLRKIIVSEKESDSHWQQKDYRAFSPAVNIGDELKWNTVPSIQEYPVQCAICSPAPNTKVDRGDETVDISGYAWSGGGRGIIRIEVSVDGGETWNSVEMEQEEKQDQEHMYAWTLFKAEVKIPPGVKEFNIIAKAVDRAYNTQPETASGIWNVRGLIHNAWHRVPIIVKD
- the suox-1 gene encoding sulfite oxidase (Partially confirmed by transcript evidence), producing MLGRGTSFNRFFRHRRQFNKLSGATSEHQRTNENHSYYKYAYIGGAATAGVLGFKHFVKTAKLDHAKDETMSEKKLENLQIYKQEEVKKHGKDADRIWVTYKDGVYDVTDFIAMHPGGDKILLAAGAAVDPFWALYSQHKTKEVLEILEGYRIGKLDVKDVPKIDFEDLSNIKTENHRLTVETIKGKTVDLSVEELKKKYKSYTIGSVIQCAGNRRADMNQYKKVQGLMWEGTAISNAEWTGVRLRDLLADAGIDVFDDKIKHVHFEGADVDPTGTPYGASIPIEKARGDEVIVAYHMNGVDIPRDHGAPLRVIVPGNVGARQVKWLRKIIVSEKESDSHWQQKDYRAFSPAVNIGDELKWNTVPSIQEYPVQCAICSPAPNTKVDRGDETVDISGYAWSGGGRGIIRIEVSVDGGETWNSVEMEQEEKQDQEHMYAWTLFKAEVKIPPGVKEFNIIAKAVDRAYNTQPETASGIWNVRGLIHNAWHRVPIIVKD